Proteins encoded by one window of Phytohabitans houttuyneae:
- a CDS encoding alpha/beta fold hydrolase — MADQSAPVDGFRLAYERTGSGPAVLLLHGWPGDRTDYRLVTPLLTASAEVVVPDLRGFGGSDKHPADPAEQYSADAQARSVVGLIEELGLERPVLAGYDIGSRIAQRVAAVRPDLVRAVVVSPPLPGTGERILAADAQREFWYQPFHQLPLAEQLIDGRPDAVRAYLRHFWTHWSGPGFVLAEEHLDHLVAVYSPHGAFVTSIGWYRAGAGAVARSLAERTPDRADRVATPTTVLWPEHDPLFPREWSDRLDLFFSDLRLRRLDGVGHFVPVEAPADLAAAITAAL, encoded by the coding sequence GTGGCCGATCAGAGCGCACCGGTGGACGGGTTCCGCCTGGCGTACGAGCGGACCGGCAGCGGTCCCGCCGTCCTGTTGCTGCACGGGTGGCCGGGCGACCGCACCGACTACCGGCTCGTCACGCCCCTGCTCACGGCGTCGGCCGAGGTGGTGGTGCCGGACCTGCGGGGATTCGGCGGATCGGACAAGCACCCGGCCGACCCGGCCGAGCAGTACAGCGCGGACGCGCAGGCCCGCAGCGTCGTGGGGCTGATCGAGGAGCTGGGGCTGGAGCGGCCGGTGCTCGCCGGGTACGACATCGGCAGCCGCATCGCGCAGCGGGTCGCCGCGGTCCGGCCGGACCTGGTGCGGGCGGTGGTGGTGTCGCCGCCACTGCCCGGGACCGGCGAGCGCATCCTGGCCGCCGACGCGCAGCGCGAGTTCTGGTACCAGCCGTTTCACCAGCTCCCGCTCGCCGAGCAGCTCATCGACGGGCGCCCCGACGCGGTGCGCGCCTACCTGCGGCACTTCTGGACCCACTGGTCCGGTCCCGGCTTCGTGCTCGCCGAGGAGCACCTGGACCACCTCGTCGCCGTCTACTCACCGCATGGTGCGTTCGTCACCTCGATCGGGTGGTACCGGGCCGGCGCCGGCGCGGTCGCCCGCTCCCTCGCCGAGCGGACACCGGACCGGGCGGACCGTGTCGCCACCCCGACGACCGTGCTCTGGCCCGAGCACGATCCGCTCTTCCCGCGCGAGTGGTCCGACCGGCTCGACCTCTTCTTCAGCGACCTGCGGCTGCGTCGCCTCGACGGGGTGGGCCACTTCGTGCCGGTCGAGGCGCCCGCCGACCTGGCCGCCGCCATCACCGCCGCGTTGTAG